One window of the Gemmatimonadota bacterium genome contains the following:
- a CDS encoding cytochrome c — protein sequence MALVAGCRAGGRDEGDRAAAAAAADTAGKAAREPGDQAARAAPGDARRGELLFGQIGCNGCHLVNGVGGMVGPELTGVASRPTPDPGRWPSAEAYVRASILEPGTYLVPGYTADMPGPDKLGLAPQHVNDLVAYLMTLL from the coding sequence ATGGCGCTGGTGGCCGGCTGTAGGGCCGGCGGCCGCGACGAGGGAGACCGCGCGGCTGCCGCCGCGGCGGCGGACACGGCAGGCAAGGCTGCGCGCGAGCCCGGGGACCAGGCCGCGCGGGCGGCCCCGGGCGATGCCCGGCGCGGGGAACTGCTCTTCGGCCAGATCGGCTGCAACGGCTGCCATCTGGTGAACGGCGTGGGCGGCATGGTGGGCCCTGAGCTCACGGGCGTCGCCTCCCGGCCCACGCCGGACCCCGGGCGCTGGCCCTCGGCCGAGGCGTACGTCCGCGCCTCGATTCTGGAACCCGGCACCTACCTGGTGCCCGGCTACACGGCCGACATGCCCGGGCCCGACAAGCTCGGGCTCGCGCCCCAGCACGTGAACGACCTCGTCGCCTACCTCATGACCCTGCTCTGA